Proteins encoded by one window of Leishmania infantum JPCM5 genome chromosome 32:
- a CDS encoding tubulin-tyrosine ligase-like protein, with translation MRHCGSIYEEMAKQLLATGRWSHLSVRQCSVTKALVVSETQKDLSDTNMHLLLGEKMPCERVIATRRFMSKRYRSCLGEGTNARRTAYGSRSYTSPGLRMPMGSGDDGEVRVVDFVENTRSITLKSSMVTALLKHHNYNWNTLGNYLPMSFKLTPCQSSRDERQQLLATVKGGMRLPHEGDEPCLWIAKSSAGCHGDNIEIFRGDYRGILKLLRFIDSQHGSQPWIAQQYVDRPLLYHKRKFDIRCWALLLRDMYEIYVHEELVMRTSSVPYNRESATSKTPTGRLAHITNHCVQETSKMYSLYEESNELWREHLDGLIRYKGTVRAAKLKQEKYTPLCSPRPQEPNRGDVPYPTRYSNDSRESLYPIREANRSDSTTAPRLVSVHDEPTTITLDNHIMPQIHFIIRDSLLAARSHVPDEPAIPPTHTFQVFGYDFLIDENLKVWLLEINGAPGGPDRLKPALVKDTIELAVAPYFPGTMNLKAKRHNGYVRVYP, from the coding sequence ATGCGGCACTGCGGCTCTATCTATGAGGAGATGGCGAAGCAGCTTCTGGCGACCGGCCGTTGGTCGCACCTATCCGTCCGCCAGTGCTCTGTCACGAAAGCCCTCGTCGTCTCTGAAACGCAAAAAGATTTGTCTGACACGAACATGCACCTGCTCCTTGGAGAGAAGATGCCGTGCGAGCGGGTAATTGCAACCCGACGCTTCATGTCGAAGCGGTACCGGAGCTGCCTCGGCGAGGGCACCAACGCGAGGCGCACCGCCTACGGTTCGCGCTCCTACACGTCCCCGGGACTCCGGATGCCGATGGGCagtggcgatgacggcgagGTGCGCGTGGTGGACTTTGTGGAGAACACGCGAAGCATTACATTGAAGAGTTCAatggtgacggcgctgctaaAGCACCACAACTACAACTGGAATACGCTTGGCAACTATCTTCCTATGTCCTTTAAGCTGACACCGTGCCAGTCAAGCCGTgacgagcggcagcagttgCTAGCAACAGTAAAGGGCGGTATGCGGCTACCTCACGAGGGGGACGAGCCGTGCTTGTGGATCGCGAAGAGCTCCGCCGGCTGCCACGGCGACAACATCGAGATTTTTCGCGGTGACTACCGGGGAATtctgaagctgctgcgctttATCGACAGCCAACACGGCAGTCAACCTTGGATAGCGCAGCAGTACGTAGATCGCCCTCTCCTTTACCACAAGCGCAAGTTCGACATCCGGTGCTGGGCTTTGCTCCTTCGCGATATGTACGAGATCTACGTGCACGAGGAGTTGGTGatgcgcaccagcagcgtgccATACAATCGCGAAAGCGCCACGTCCAAGACTCCCACGGGTCGGCTGGCGCACATCACAAATCATTGCGTGCAGGAAACGAGCAAGATGTACTCGTTGTACGAGGAGAGCAACGAGCTGTGGCGGGAGCACTTGGATGGACTCATTCGCTACAAGGGAACGGTGAGAGCTGCAAAGCTGAAGCAGGAAAAGTACACCCCTCTCTGCAGTCCGCGGCCACAGGAGCCGAACCGCGGCGACGTTCCTTACCCGACAAGGTACTCGAACGATTCGCGGGAGTCCCTGTACCCGATTCGCGAGGCGAACCGCAGCGACAGTACAACTGCCCCACGCCTCGTCAGCGTCCATGATGAGCCAACCACGATCACGCTCGACAATCACATCATGCCGCAGATCCACTTTATCATTCGCGACTCGCTGCTGGCCGCACGGTCGCACGTGCCAGATGAGCCGGCCATCCCCCCTACCCATACCTTTCAAGTCTTCGGATACGATTTTCTCATCGACGAGAACCTCAAAGTGTGGCTC
- a CDS encoding ATP binding protein-like protein, which produces MSNSTEQALLQIAQQIERAVDDEIDRIDQMDDDEILAIRQKRLKQLKEIQARRDEWLRKGHGQYLEVAEPKEFFDNVKSSERIVVHFMRRSTPRCEIIERHLRTIAHEHFETRFCYVDVERIPSLPERFNVMMLPTLMLVEKGHTFHSIIGFDEFGGTDDFTTDTVTQVLAHYGMVNDKGMFAADQNDE; this is translated from the coding sequence ATGTCGAACTCGACGGAGCAGGCGCTACTGCAGATTGCACAGCAGATCGAGCGCGCCGTCGATGACGAAATCGACCGCATCGATCAGATGGACGATGACGAGATTCTCGCCATTCGTCAGAAAAGGCTGAAGCAACTGAAGGAGATTCAGGCCCGTCGTGACGAGTGGCTCCGCAAGGGCCATGGGCAGTACCTAGAGGTTGCGGAGCCAAAGGAGTTTTTTGATAACGTGAAGAGCTCGGAGCGGATTGTTGTCCATTTCATGCGACGCAGTACCCCTCGCTGTGAAATCATTGAACGGCATCTGCGCACGATTGCCCACGAGCACTTTGAGACTCGCTTTTGTTATGTTGACGTTGAGCGCATTCCGTCTCTCCCAGAACGCTTCAACGTGATGATGCTCCCAACCTTAATGCTTGTGGAGAAGGGACACACATTCCACAGCATCATCGGCTTCGACGAGTTTGGCGGGACTGACGATTTTACTACCGATACAGTTACCCAGGTTTTGGCGCACTACGGTATGGTCAACGACAAGGGGATGTTTGCTGCAGACCAGAATGATGAATAG
- a CDS encoding tubulin binding cofactor A-like protein translates to MSDSTESTNRFAGNVRQAEAPNEKTLRIKVSALKRTIKDLEFAKREVERELQRLDTLRQSDPDRVPQQTKVVDEAQMMVPHSVNRIMASVKDLSDYLEKEGSTVSNEELLDLARATMADGQAAVS, encoded by the coding sequence ATGTCTGATTCTACCGAATCCACCAACCGCTTTGCCGGCAATGTGCGGCAGGCAGAAGCGCCGAACGAAAAGACGCTGCGGATCAAAGTGAGTGCTCTGAAGCGCACTATCAAAGATTTGGAGTTTGCGAAGCGAGAAGTGGAgcgggagctgcagcgcctcgacaCCCTGCGCCAGAGTGATCCAGACCGTGTTCCTCAGCAGACGAAGGTTGTCGACGAGGCCCAAATGATGGTACCCCATTCTGTGAACCGGATTATGGCCTCAGTGAAGGATCTCTCTGACTAtctggagaaggagggctCTACTGTGTCGAATGAGGAGCTTTTAGATTTGGCGCGTGCCACTATGGCCGACGGCCAAGCGGCAGTTTCGTAA
- a CDS encoding nucleoside diphosphate kinase b has product MSSERTFIAVKPDGVQRGLVGEIIARFERKGYKLVALKILQPTTEQAQGHYKDLSSKPFFPALVKYFSSGPIVCMVWEGKNVVKSGRVLLGATNPADSQPGTIRGDFAVDVGRNVCHGSDSVESAEREIAFWFKADEIASWTSHSVSQIYE; this is encoded by the coding sequence ATGTCCTCCGAGCGCACCTTTATTGCCGTCAAGCCGgacggcgtgcagcgcggcctCGTTGGCGAGATCATCGCCCGCTTCGAGCGCAAAGGCTACAAGCTCGTCGCCTTGAAGATACTGCAGCCGACAACGGAGCAGGCCCAGGGTCACTATAAGGACCTTTCCTCCAAGCCGTTCTTCCCGGCCCTTGTGAAGTACTTCTCCTCTGGCCCGATCGTGTGTATGGTGTGGGAGGGTAAGAACGTGGTGAAGAGCGgccgcgtgctgctcggcgcgaCGAACCCGGCGGACTCACAGCCTGGCACGATCCGCGGCGACTTTGCCGTGGATGTGGGCCGCAACGTGTGCCACGGCTCCGACTCCGTGGAGAGCGCGGAGCGCGAGATCGCCTTTTGGTTCAAGGCGGATGAGATCGCGAGCTGGACGTCGCACTCCGTGTCCCAGATCTACGAGTAG
- a CDS encoding putative minichromosome maintenance (MCM) complex subunit, producing MSTPEKRAYAAAASSKYPNYINDRDICKRFLEEFRDSTGEAKYVIQAHHIAQRQSIVYPIFLDDVAGFGQLHLAQRIQMNVVGYMEELYRVVDSIIPQTDRVVDMVDQLVMEARMSGQELPALLTRRYELKIHPLSEDSAPIPLRELRGGKIGTLTVLRGICIAATAVRPKLSMLVSVCEVCAETTFQQVIGDRLTPLQVCQSQRCKLNNAVGRLLAQNKASKFMKYQELRVQELPEDVPRGAIPRTIRVVCEGEQTRIAAPGQVVRITGVYCPDPSTGQGHEAFRASTMVKTLYKAIHVELEKRSYQEAAEDMRAQVEDIRDYPDREAVIEKLTRSIAPEIWGMEDVKKALLCQLVGGSSIANGIRIRSDINILFMGDPGVAKSQLLKWIASVAPRSVFTTGKGSSGVGLTAAVTHDTHTGEVMLEGGALVLSDKGVCCIDEFDKMDDSDRTALHEVMEQQMVSIAKAGIITSLNARTSILAAANPKFGRWKRNATPTENVNLPPALLSRFDLLWLLLDESSRERDAELSMHVTHVHLHGVAPGTVADDGVRGTTTEYFGRDFLRAYVGEVKRIHPYVDPGAAKAISDIYCEMRAQSVRYSNVVTARTLLSLIRLSQACARLRFSERVLEEDVREAGRLLDCSKASLQDRPATDMHRMVTTSDASIFSVIRDIARGRSSVDLSEIRPALMMKGIGESHLQRCLRTYCEVGVWSVSGTMLEFAED from the coding sequence ATGTCTACACCAGAGAAGCGCGCGtacgctgctgcggcatccAGCAAGTATCCGAACTACATCAATGACCGAGATATTTGCAAGCGTTTTCTTGAGGAGTTCAGGGACTCTACGGGAGAGGCGAAGTATGTAATTCAGGCCCATCACATTGCGCAGCGACAGAGCATTGTATATCCCATCTTTCTCGACGATGTTGCGGGTTTCGGGCAGCTTCATCTAGCGCAAAGGATTCAGATGAACGTTGTCGGATACATGGAGGAGCTTTACAGGGTTGTCGACTCTATTATTCCTCAAACTGACCGCGTTGTGGACATGGTGGACCAACTGGTCATGGAGGCACGGATGTCTGGCCAAGAGCTGCCCGCCTTGCTGACACGTCGATATGAGCTGAAAATACACCCGCTTAGCGAAGACAGTGCTCCCATTCCTCTGCGAGAGTTGAGAGGAGGAAAGATCGGCACGCTGACTGTTCTTCGCGGCATTTGCATCGCTGCCACTGCAGTCCGCCCAAAGCTCTCTATGCTCGTGTCGGTGTGCGAGGTCTGCGCCGAGACGACCTTCCAGCAGGTCATCGGTGATCGCCTAACACCGCTACAGGTGTGTCAATCGCAGCGCTGCAAGCTGAACAATGCTGTGGGTAGGCTGTTGGCACAGAATAAGGCAAGCAAGTTCATGAAATATCAGGAACTACGGGTGCAGGAGCTGCCCGAAGATGTTCCGCGTGGCGCCATCCCGCGGACCATCCGTGTTGTCTGCGAAGGAGAGCAAACCCGTATTGCTGCACCGGGGCAGGTTGTTCGTATCACAGGAGTCTACTGTCCGGACCCTTCCACTGGGCAGGGTCACGAGGCCTTCCGCGCGTCCACGATGGTGAAAACACTTTACAAAGCTATCCACGTCGAGTTAGAGAAGAGAAGCTACCAGGAAGCAGCAGAGGACATGCGCGCACAGGTGGAGGATATCCGGGACTATCCTGACCGAGAAGCCGTCATTGAAAAGCTCACCCGCAGCATAGCGCCCGAGATCTGGGGTATGGAGGACGTGAAGAAGGCACTCTTATGTCAGCTTGTCGGAGGTAGCTCCATTGCAAACGGCATTCGGATTCGCAGCGACATCAATATCCTTTTCATGGGAGATCCCGGAGTGGCGAAGAGTCAGCTTCTGAAGTGGATTGCATCTGTTGCACCCCGATCCGTGTTTACGACCGGTAAGGGCAGCTCTGGAGTTGGGCTTACGGCTGCTGTAACTCACGATACCCACACAGGTGAGGTGAtgctcgagggcggcgcaCTCGTTTTGTCCGATAAGGGAGTTTGCTGCATCGATGAGTTCGACAAAATGGATGACTCTGACCGCACAGCTCTGCACGAGGTCATGGAGCAGCAGATGGTTTCTATCGCCAAGGCGGGTATCATCACGTCGCTGAACGCGCGCACGTCCATTCTCGCCGCGGCGAATCCCAAGTTTGGTCGGTGGAAGCGTAACGCGACGCCAACGGAGAACGTGAATTTACCGCCAGCACTTCTTTCTCGTTTCGATCTGCTctggctgctgctcgacgaATCGAGCCGGGAGCGCGATGCTGAGCTTTCGATGCACGTTACCCACGTCCACCTCCACGGTGTCGCGCCTGGCACGGTGGCGGATGATGGAGTGCGAGGTACCACCACCGAGTATTTTGGCCGCGACTTTTTGCGGGCGTACGTGGGTGAGGTCAAGCGCATTCACCCCTACGTTGACCCAGGTGCCGCCAAGGCCATCAGTGACATTTACTGTGAAATGCGAGCGCAGAGTGTGCGATATAGCAATGTTGTCACGGCTCGTACGTTGCTGAGTCTCATCCGTCTCTCGCAGGCGTGCGCCCGCCTGCGCTTCTCGGAgcgcgtgctggaggaggacgtACGAGAGGCTGGCCGTCTGCTTGACTGTAGCAAGGCATCTCTTCAGGATAGACCGGCCACGGATATGCATCGCATGGTGACAACATCTGACGCGTCTATCTTTTCGGTCATCAGAGACATCGCTCGTGGGCGTTCATCCGTCGATCTCTCCGAGATTCGCCCCGCGCTCATGATGAAGGGGATTGGAGAATCCCACCTGCAGCGATGCCTTCGAACGTACTGTGAAGTCGGAGTCTGGTCAGTTTCCGGGACAATGCTGGAGTTTGCAGAAGACTAG
- a CDS encoding nucleoside diphosphate kinase b, whose translation MSSERTFIAVKPDGVQRGLVGEIIARFERKGYKLVALKILQPTTEQAQGHYKDLSSKPFFPALVKYFSSGPIVCMVWEGKNVVKSGRVLLGATNPADSQPGTIRGDFAVDVGRNVCHGSDSVESAEREIAFWFKADEIASWTSHSVSQIYE comes from the coding sequence ATGTCCTCCGAGCGCACCTTTATTGCCGTCAAGCCGgacggcgtgcagcgcggcctCGTTGGCGAGATCATCGCCCGCTTCGAGCGCAAAGGCTACAAGCTCGTCGCCTTGAAGATACTGCAGCCGACAACGGAGCAGGCCCAGGGTCACTATAAGGACCTTTCCTCCAAGCCGTTCTTCCCGGCCCTTGTGAAGTACTTCTCCTCTGGCCCGATCGTGTGTATGGTGTGGGAGGGTAAGAACGTGGTGAAGAGCGgccgcgtgctgctcggcgcgaCGAACCCGGCGGACTCACAGCCTGGCACGATCCGCGGCGACTTTGCCGTGGATGTGGGCCGCAACGTGTGCCACGGCTCCGACTCCGTGGAGAGCGCGGAGCGCGAGATCGCCTTTTGGTTCAAGGCGGATGAGATCGCGAGCTGGACGTCGCACTCCGTGTCCCAGATCTACGAGTAA